Within Paenibacillus sabinae T27, the genomic segment ATCTAGGCCGTACATTGCTGCACAGCTCCAGCGACCAACCCGAACGCGCCTCAGGCGAAGGCTGCCTCTTCCTTACGGAATCGGCTGCGTTCCATTAGGTCTTGCTCCAGGTGGGGTTTACCAGGAACGAAGTCACCAGCGTTCCTCGGGGTCTCTTACACCTCGGTTCCACCCTTGCCTGTGCCGCTTGAGAGCGGCCATCGGCGGTCCATTTCTGTGGCACTATCCTTCGGCTCGCGCCGACTGGACGTTATCCAGCACCCTGCCTTATGGAGCCCGGACTTTCCTCCCGCGGCTTGTGGCCGCCGGCGATTGTCTGTCAAACTTTCCGAACAACATTATATATTATACAGATTGCGTTGTCCCGAAACAAGTGTAATTATTCCCTTTTCCGGTAAAGGTGGTACCTAACAGTTCGCTTATACAAACCGGAACGGCTCCGTATTCACTTCGGAAGCATACACCGGTGTTCCATACTTGTGCTCCGTCAGCTTGGCCTTGATCCATTCGGCCACCTTAACCTTCATAATCTTCTCGGCGTTATGTCCGGGATCGATCAGCGCCACGCCGGCCATCAGCGCATCCTGCGCCGTATGGTAGTCGATATCGCCTGTGACCAGCACATCGGCTCCGCGGAAGATCGCGCTGCCAAGGAATTTACCGCCCGATCCCCCGAGCACGGCGGCTTTGAGGACAGGCCGATCCAGGTCACCCACCACGCGCACCTTATCTACGTTCAGACCCGCTTTAACCGTCTCCACGAATTGTCCCAGCGTAGTCGGCTCTTTGAGCTTGCCTACCCGGCCCAAACCGAAGCTGCGTCCTTTCAGGTCCATCGAGTAGAGGTCATAGGCGACCTCCTCATAAGGATGGGCCTTGAGCATCGCCTGAATGACCTTGCTGCGTATCCCTTGGGGAACGATCGTCTCGATCCGGATTTCCTCTGCGCGCTCGATTTTGCCCTGCTGCCCGATGTAAGGGTTCGCTCCTTCTCGGGGAAGGAACGTGCCATAGCCCTCAATGTTGAAGCTGCAGTGGCTGTAATTGCCGATCCAGCCCGCCCCGGCGTTCAGGACGGCATCCAGCACCTTCTGGTGATGGTCCTTCGGTACGAAGACGACGAGCTTGGACAGCTGTTCGGTATGAACATCCTTCAGTGGAGCGGCATTCTCGATGCCAATCGCCTCGGCCATCCAGTCGTTCATGCCACCATCGGTTATATCCAGATTCGTATGACTGATGTACACAGCGATATCGTTCTTGATCAGCTTCTCGTAGATCCGCCCCATAGGAGTATCCGTCTGGAGCTGCTGCAGCGGCCGGAAAATAATCGCATGATGGGCAATAATGAGATTGCAGCCGCGGGCAATTGCCTCCTCCACGACCTCGTCATTCACATCGAGCGCAATCAGAACGCCGGTAATTTCTTTATGCAAACTTCCAAGCTGCAGGCCGATTTTGTCGCCTTCCTCCGCTACATGCTTAGGAGCAAGCTGTTCCATATATTGAATTACGGTTTGTCCTTTGGCAAGCATGCCAGCACCTCCGTGATCTCCTCAATAAGTTCCCCGATCTCCGAGCGTTTGTTATCGGCAGATTCCAGCTCCGAGCGCGAGAGCGATTGCCGGATACGCTCCAGCTTCGATATTTCGTCCTGCCATTTGGCAAAAAAGACCGGGCCAGGCTGCCGGATCAGCCAAGGGCCCATGTTCAGCAGCGTTTCCATCCGGTACGGACGCTCTCCGCCCGCCATAGCCGCTTCCGCATACAGGCCTTTGTTGGTCAGTCCCGCTTCGGGATCTTCCGGCACGGCGGTAAGCACCTCATACCGTTTGCCGTCTTCCTCAAGCAGAGCTTCGGCGGTTAACACCCAGCCGTTATCCAGCAGCCACCGGCGGAGAATATCCTCACCGACATTGGGCTGAAGCAGCAGCGTCCTTACGCCCTCCAGCTTGCCTTCCAATAAGCCCCGGTTCAGAATTGAGGCGATCAGAGCGCCGCCCATGCCCGCAATCGTGATGCAGTCAGCCTCTTCCGGCCGGAGCACTTCCAGCCCGTCCCCCTGGCGAACGGAAATACGTTTCGTAAGTCCCGCATCCTGCACAGCCTTTTGAGCCGCGCGCAGCGGTCCGGGATTCACTTCCCCGGCCACCGCGCTTACGGCGCGCCCGGTCTGCACCGCCGCCAATGGCAGCAGTGCATGGTCCGAGCCGATATCGGCCAATTTCGAGCCCTGCGGAATTTGTTCCAGCAGCAGCCCCAATCTTTGCGATAATTTCACGTTGTTCATGTAGCCACCCACGCAATCCATTTTTTTCGAAAAAGAAACAATAACGTAAGCTCGGCGGCGATCTTTCCGATCAGCAGAAGTGAGAGCCATGCCGGATAATCCCGCCGCAGCAGCAGACTGTCTATTTCAGGCATGAGCCACAGCAGAGTACCGACTCCGAAATAGACGCCTGAAACGCCTTTGACCCGATGATACAGCAGCCAGCTCAGCCAGATCATCAGCACGCACAGCGGGAGCCAGAGCAGCTGCAGTTCCCATACTCCGGCCTCCGGGCGAACTCTGCCCGCAAATCCCGCATACAGAAGGCAGAGCGCCCCATACCCTCCGAAATGAAGCAGGCCGATCCGCAGCGTGAAGCCCAGAATGATCCAGAGCAGCCCGCAGACGCCTACGAAAATAGGAATCGAAAGTCCATCTTCTAAATTATGGAGAAATATCATCCATAACCCGAAGCCCAGCGTCAGAAAACTGCCGATTCCCGCCAGAGAAAGGCCGATGACAGGCATTCGGTTCCTCAATAAACCGGCATATCCGTAGCATACCACAAGCAGCGATACCGCTGTCGCAAGTTGCAAACCCCAGGGAAAAACGCTAAAATAAAAACCAATTAACAAAATCAAGGAAATAATTCCAAATGCAAACATCCAAATTTTAATATTTCCTTGCTGCAGATTTTGCAGCGTTATCGGATTTCTGTTGGGTACCGCGCCTTCATCACTGTATAAATTCGTGAGAAAGTCGCAGTACTGCTCCGTAAGGAGCTTGGTACGGCGCCAATACTGAATCTCTTTTAAAATGATGTCACGCTTCTCCACATTCAACGTCGATCCCTCTTTTCAAGCGGCAGCTATTGACTATAGACAAAAGGACCTCCTGCCGCATGCAGCAGAAGGTCCTTTAAAGGCTGATTTGTTATTCTAGAAAATCCTTGAGCCGTTTGCTGCGGCTCGGATGGCGCAGCTTCCGCAAAGCCTTGGCTTCGATCTGACGAATCCGCTCCCGGGTAACGCCGAAGACTTTGCCGACTTCCTCGAGCGTCCGGGTCCGGCCGTCGTCAAGGCCAAAGCGCAGGCGGAGCACATTCTCCTCACGCTCGGTCAGCGTATCGAGCACATCCTCCAGCTGTTCCTTAAGCAGCTCGTAAGCGGCTGCGTCCGCAGGAGCGAGCGCCTCCTGATCTTCAATAAAATCGCCCAAATGGGAATCGTCTTCCTCCCCAATCGGGGTTTCAAGCGATACCGGCTCCTGGGCAATCTTCATGATTTCCCGAACCTTCTCGACGCTAAGCTCCATTTCGGCCGCAATTTCTTCCGGCGCAGGTTCGCGCCCCAGCTCCTGCAGGAGCTGACGGGACACCCGGATCAGCTTGTTAATCGTTTCCACCATATGAACGGGAATACGAATCGTCCGCGCTTGGTCGGCAATGGCGCGGGTAATGGCCTGCCGGATCCACCATGTAGCGTACGTACTGAATTTGAAGCCTTTATTGTGGTCGAATTTCTCAACCGCTTTGATGAGACCCATATTGCCTTCCTGGATCAAATCGAGGAAGAGCATTCCCCGGCCCACATAACGCTTCGCGATGCTGACGACCAGACGCAAGTTGGCCTCAGCCAGACGGCGCTTCGCTTCTTCATCGCCGTTCTTGATCCGCATGGCCAGTTCAACCTCATCGTCGGCCGAGAGCAGCGGCACCCGTCCGATTTCCTTCAGGTACATGCGGACAGGGTCGTTGATCTTGATTCCGGGCGGGAGCGACAAATCGTCGTCAAAGCTGAAATCGTCGCCATCTCCGCTCTCGCTTTCGTCATTTGGACGAAGCGTCACTTCCTCGTCGTTATCATTAACGACTTCAATTCCCAAATCACTGAGCTGCTCATAGAATTCATCCATTTGCTCGGGGTCCTGATCAAATGGCGACAGTTTCTCCATAATATCTTTAATGTTCAGTGAAGATCTTTTCTTGCCAGACTCAATAAGCTGATCTTTGACCTGGTCGAGCGTAAATTCCGTCTCCAGTTCGGTATGCTGATCGTTCGCCATTATTCGACTCCCTCCTCCCTAGGTACATCCTGTCAAACGTTCACTGTCTGTCTAGGGCTATAATCTCACTTGCAATTTGTGCCGCACGCAAAAAATCACCGGCTTTTTCCGCCTCAATCATCTCTTCCCGCTTCTTATCCATCATACGCTGCACGGGATACTTCCGCACTTCACGGATATAATCGTCCAGTACCTGCGGACTCCAGTCGGGAGGCGATTCCATCATGGAAATGGAGGCCGCGATCTTCTCCAGCCGGTCGTCCTGCAGCGAGGACAGAAACCGGCTGATATCCGGCGGCTTGCCTTGCGCATAATAGGCGTATAGATAAGCGGCAATCGCCGCATGATCATCGATGTTGAAATCTTCTCCGAGATGTTCGTTAACATAAGCGGCCGCGTCGCTATCCTGAAACATCAGGGACAGCAGACTCCGTTCCGCGGCATGGTAAGCCGGAAGAAGGGCTCTTGCCTGCACTTGCCCTTTTTTATGCCTACCATTATTCCACCTTTTGTCGTTATTATCCCCTTCGGGGATGTTTTTTTGCATCGAGGCCCTGAGCAAATTGCAATCCTGCTTCAAGCTCTCGTAGCTTAGTTCGAGCTCGGCGGCTATTTCCTTCAAATATACTTCCCGTTCCGTAGAGGAATGAAGGGAAGCAATAATGGGGAGTGCCTCCTTGACATAGGCAATTTTGCCGTCTTCCTCTAGGAGTATATGGTTTTTTTTCAGATATATAAGCTTAAATTTCACCGTTGAAACCGCAGATTCAATGATTTGCTCCCTGAAGCGCTCTCCCCCGTACTGGGAGACGAACTCGTCGGGGTCCATACCGCCGGGAATCACCGCCACCTTGACTCGCAGGTCCACAGCTTCAAGCATCGACAGAGCCTTCAACGCCGCAGCTTGTCCCGCCCGGTCTCCGTCATAAGCGATTACGACTTCGTCGGCAAGAGCCTTGATCATCGACGCATGGTTCTCCGTCAGCGAAGTCCCCATCGTCGCCACGCCGTTATGCACACCCGATTCCCAAGCCGAGATGACATCCCCGTAGCCTTCAAATAGAACGAGCTGCCGCGTTTTGCGGATGGATGCTTTGGATTGGTGCAGATTGTACAATATCCGGCTTTTGTTAAAAAGCTTGCTCTCCGGGGAGTTCAAATATTTCGGCTGCCCTTCCCCGAGAATTCTTCCGGCAAAAGCCACCACTTTACCGGCACGGTTCGCAATCGGAAAAATAATCCGGCCGCGAAAACGATCGATATAGCCTTTGCCCTCGCTTCGGGCCGACAACAGCCCGCCTCTCTCCATTTCGGCGAGGTCAAATTGGCGTCTTTCCAGAAACTGCAGAAGCGTATCCCAGCGGTCCGGGGCAAATCCGATCTGGAATTGGTCGATCATTTTATCGCTGAATTTCCGGGATCTTAAATAATCCATGGCGGCTTTGCCGTGTTCCGTATTTTTCAGCAGATAATGATAGAACTTCGCAGACCATTCATATGCCTGGAGAAGCCGGTCAATCTCCGGATTATGCGCAGACTGAATGCCTCCCGCGCCTTCCGGCATCGGAATGTCGCTTTCTTCGGCCATAATTTTGACGGCTTCGGGAAAGGATAACCCTTCGATTTCCATCCTGAATTTGATGGCATTTCCGCCCATGCCGCAGCCGAAGCAATGAAACACTCCGCGGTCCGGAGTTACTGTGAAGGAAGGGGTGCTTTCCGAATGGAACGGGCAGAGGCCCCATAAATACTTCCCCCGTTTGGTCAGATGGACAACCTTTCCTACGGTATCGACAATATCATGCTTCGCCAGCACGCTTTCGATAACTTCCTCGGGAATATTGCCGTGTCCGCTTGCCACTACAACCACCTTCATCTCTTGACAAATAAATAATATTCGCTAAAGTTGAACATTCTCCTGCAATAGATTCAAAAGTTTTGTCAGTTTATGTTGAAAAAAATTTCGGTCCTCCGCGGTAAACGGTTTAGGTCCTTTGGTGTGATGGCCCCTTCTCCGCTCTTTCGCCCGGGCATGCCTTCCTTCCAGCATCATATCCATGTTGGTTTCATCGTATGTCTGACCCCTGAAGGAAAGAACATGGCAGCCTTTCGCAAGCACCAGGGCAGCCAGCCCGTAGTCGCCTGTCAGCACGATATCTCCGGACTTGACGTGATTGGCGATGTAAAGATCAGCGCTTTGATCGCTGTTGTCCACATGTATGACATCGACGCCTTCCCCGCCCCGAAGTTCATGGGCGTAAGACGACACCATCATCACCGGGACGCCGCTAACGCGGGCGATGTCCGCCGTTTCCTTCTTGACCGGACAGGCATCCGCATCGACCACTATCGTTCTTCCCCGAGCATCCGTACTGTTCATAGGCTGTCACCGTTTCCCGTGTAATATATATACGCGCCTATCCCAAAAAATCCTTCCGGCTTCTTCCGAATCTTAAAAAAGCGTAAAATACGGAACGAAAGCCGCAAGCTTACGCTTTTGGCGCCGTTCCGTATATTTATACCCTAAACCGGCGTTCTATACCACCAGACCTGCATTTTCTTCATGAATACCCCGAAGCAGGAGTTTAACGGCAATCTACCAGACCAGTTTCCCGAAATCGGCAAAGCTCTTCAA encodes:
- a CDS encoding Nif3-like dinuclear metal center hexameric protein, with product MLAKGQTVIQYMEQLAPKHVAEEGDKIGLQLGSLHKEITGVLIALDVNDEVVEEAIARGCNLIIAHHAIIFRPLQQLQTDTPMGRIYEKLIKNDIAVYISHTNLDITDGGMNDWMAEAIGIENAAPLKDVHTEQLSKLVVFVPKDHHQKVLDAVLNAGAGWIGNYSHCSFNIEGYGTFLPREGANPYIGQQGKIERAEEIRIETIVPQGIRSKVIQAMLKAHPYEEVAYDLYSMDLKGRSFGLGRVGKLKEPTTLGQFVETVKAGLNVDKVRVVGDLDRPVLKAAVLGGSGGKFLGSAIFRGADVLVTGDIDYHTAQDALMAGVALIDPGHNAEKIMKVKVAEWIKAKLTEHKYGTPVYASEVNTEPFRFV
- a CDS encoding tRNA (adenine(22)-N(1))-methyltransferase — translated: MKLSQRLGLLLEQIPQGSKLADIGSDHALLPLAAVQTGRAVSAVAGEVNPGPLRAAQKAVQDAGLTKRISVRQGDGLEVLRPEEADCITIAGMGGALIASILNRGLLEGKLEGVRTLLLQPNVGEDILRRWLLDNGWVLTAEALLEEDGKRYEVLTAVPEDPEAGLTNKGLYAEAAMAGGERPYRMETLLNMGPWLIRQPGPVFFAKWQDEISKLERIRQSLSRSELESADNKRSEIGELIEEITEVLACLPKDKP
- the rpoD gene encoding RNA polymerase sigma factor RpoD; this encodes MANDQHTELETEFTLDQVKDQLIESGKKRSSLNIKDIMEKLSPFDQDPEQMDEFYEQLSDLGIEVVNDNDEEVTLRPNDESESGDGDDFSFDDDLSLPPGIKINDPVRMYLKEIGRVPLLSADDEVELAMRIKNGDEEAKRRLAEANLRLVVSIAKRYVGRGMLFLDLIQEGNMGLIKAVEKFDHNKGFKFSTYATWWIRQAITRAIADQARTIRIPVHMVETINKLIRVSRQLLQELGREPAPEEIAAEMELSVEKVREIMKIAQEPVSLETPIGEEDDSHLGDFIEDQEALAPADAAAYELLKEQLEDVLDTLTEREENVLRLRFGLDDGRTRTLEEVGKVFGVTRERIRQIEAKALRKLRHPSRSKRLKDFLE
- the dnaG gene encoding DNA primase — encoded protein: MASGHGNIPEEVIESVLAKHDIVDTVGKVVHLTKRGKYLWGLCPFHSESTPSFTVTPDRGVFHCFGCGMGGNAIKFRMEIEGLSFPEAVKIMAEESDIPMPEGAGGIQSAHNPEIDRLLQAYEWSAKFYHYLLKNTEHGKAAMDYLRSRKFSDKMIDQFQIGFAPDRWDTLLQFLERRQFDLAEMERGGLLSARSEGKGYIDRFRGRIIFPIANRAGKVVAFAGRILGEGQPKYLNSPESKLFNKSRILYNLHQSKASIRKTRQLVLFEGYGDVISAWESGVHNGVATMGTSLTENHASMIKALADEVVIAYDGDRAGQAAALKALSMLEAVDLRVKVAVIPGGMDPDEFVSQYGGERFREQIIESAVSTVKFKLIYLKKNHILLEEDGKIAYVKEALPIIASLHSSTEREVYLKEIAAELELSYESLKQDCNLLRASMQKNIPEGDNNDKRWNNGRHKKGQVQARALLPAYHAAERSLLSLMFQDSDAAAYVNEHLGEDFNIDDHAAIAAYLYAYYAQGKPPDISRFLSSLQDDRLEKIAASISMMESPPDWSPQVLDDYIREVRKYPVQRMMDKKREEMIEAEKAGDFLRAAQIASEIIALDRQ
- a CDS encoding YaiI/YqxD family protein translates to MNSTDARGRTIVVDADACPVKKETADIARVSGVPVMMVSSYAHELRGGEGVDVIHVDNSDQSADLYIANHVKSGDIVLTGDYGLAALVLAKGCHVLSFRGQTYDETNMDMMLEGRHARAKERRRGHHTKGPKPFTAEDRNFFQHKLTKLLNLLQENVQL